The following are encoded in a window of Mustela nigripes isolate SB6536 chromosome 1, MUSNIG.SB6536, whole genome shotgun sequence genomic DNA:
- the LOC132010845 gene encoding oocyte-secreted protein 2-like, with protein MELGASEGAGIGGGLTPYHSLSIGNPTGRERPCKLALDTLATRHYCPQQGSERRLASPSNSPAMKVSCSMDWLMISVSPCGYSSNLYIFADELYLGSGCPVTRIQTYAYDFIYPVYDCGIRIKVVSEDTLLFQTEMYFNPRNLHCDPQKIPLECSASRKSVWLTPVSTENEIKLDPSPFIADFETTPEELGLLSP; from the exons ATGGAGTTGGGAGCTTCAGAAGGAGCGGGGATAGGGGGCGGTCTCACGCCCTACCACTCCTTGTCAATTGGGAAcccaacaggaagagagagacctTGCAAACTTGCATTAGATACTTTGGCTACTAGGCATTACTGTCCCCAGCAGGGGTCAGAAAGACGTTTGGCTTCCCCCAGCAACAGTCCTGCCA TGAAAGTAAGTTGTTCTATGGACTGGTTGATGATTTCAGTTAGCCCATGTGGGTACAGCAGCAATCTGTATATATTTGCTGATGAATTATATCTGGGATCAGGTTGCCCTGTGACTCGGATACAAACATATGCATATGATTTTATATACCCTGTATATGACTGTGGGATCAGGATAAAG GTTGTTTCGGAGGATACTCTCCTTTTCCAAACTGAGATGTACTTTAACCCTCGGAAtctgcattgtgaccctcagaagATCCCTTTGGAGTGTTCTGCCTCTAG gaaatcaGTGTGGCTTACACCAGTTtctacagaaaatgaaataaaattggaccCCAGTCCCTTTATTGCTGACTTTGAGACAACACCGGAAGAACTAGGCTTACTAAGTCCTTAA